Proteins from a genomic interval of Cuculus canorus isolate bCucCan1 chromosome 19, bCucCan1.pri, whole genome shotgun sequence:
- the C8G gene encoding complement component C8 gamma chain: MAAPRRLALPLLLLVGLGLGLGLGLRPPPPSARCPLDAVAAAEGLRLPQLAGRWFLVGMASRCSYLAEHSHQLEATVVMVTVLDGQSLAVSTFRKMDGMCWEIRQRYVPARASGRFLLKGRGYGSKVDMVVGETDHSSYAILYYQKGRSISVKLYGRSSRVSDAIVEKFEQRVKAVGLSEDFTYYFPTYGFCDSADEFHILDETKP, translated from the exons ATGGCCGCCCCGCGCCGTCTCgcgctgccgctgctgctgctggtggggctggggctggggctggggctggggcttcGCCCCCCGCCGCCCTCCGCCCGCTGCCCGCTGGACGCCGTGGCGGCCGCCGAGGGGCTCCGGCTGCCCCAG CTTGCAGGGAGGTGGTTCCTGGTGGGCATGGCATCCCGCTGCAGCTACCTGGCAGAGCACAGCCACCAGCTGGAGGCCACAGTGGTGATGGTGACCGTCCTGGACGGGCAGAGCCTGGCTGTCAGCACCTTCAGGAAGAT GGACGGGATGTGCTGGGAAATCAGGCAGCGCTATGTCCCTGCGCGGGCCAGTGGACGCTTCCTCCTGAAGG GCCGCGGCTACGGCAGCAAGGTGGACATGGTGGTGGGCGAGACGGACCATAGCAGCTATGCCATCCTCTACTACCAGAAGGGCCGGAGCATCTCTGTCAAGCTCTATG GACGGAGCAGCCGGGTCAGTGATGCCATCGTGGAGAAGTTTGAGCAGCGGGTCAAGGCTGTGGGCCTGAGCGAAGACTTCACCTACTACTTCCCCACATATG GGTTTTGCGACTCTGCAGACGAGTTTCACATCCTTGATG AAACAAAGCCATAG